Proteins co-encoded in one Bacteroidota bacterium genomic window:
- a CDS encoding polysaccharide biosynthesis protein produces the protein MNPFKKLASQTAIYGLPTIVGRLLNYLLVPLYTNVFSPAEYGVVTELYAYVSFLGVLLTYGMETALFHFSEKREEKELVFSNALIALFSTSLLFLVTVFVFLKPLATALQYESHSEYLIWFAFIIVLDTVTAIPFAKLRQANRPKAFAIVKSTNIFLNILFNLFFIVFCARVYSHPDSPFYSFVSLVYSPSIGVGYIFISNLIASFATLLLLLPGLLSVKYKLDIPLLKKMLLYALPLLIGGLAGMVNETMDRILLKYLLPVGSDSMAQIGIYGACYKVSIIMTIFIQTYRYAAEPFFFSEAKNKNAPETYAKVMKYFVIACCFIFLGTMLYMDVVKYFVGEKFREGLFIVPILLMANLCLGVFFNLSIWYKLSGQTKYGAYLTILGACITLVCNYFWIPKFGYAGAAWATLACYATIMIASYFIGQRFFYIRYDLKSILGYFAFALAIYFISLLFGNFSPALRLSLNTLFILGFASVVYVIEIKQLGIKKGDQF, from the coding sequence GTGAATCCATTTAAAAAACTAGCCTCTCAAACAGCCATCTACGGTTTGCCCACCATCGTGGGTCGATTGCTCAATTATTTGTTAGTTCCGCTTTATACAAATGTATTTTCACCGGCCGAATATGGCGTAGTTACTGAATTATACGCTTATGTTTCCTTTTTAGGAGTGCTGTTAACTTACGGAATGGAAACTGCGCTCTTTCATTTTTCAGAGAAAAGGGAAGAAAAAGAACTGGTTTTTTCCAACGCATTGATTGCGTTATTTTCTACATCCCTATTATTTTTAGTTACGGTTTTTGTTTTCTTAAAACCACTTGCTACAGCACTTCAATATGAGTCGCATAGCGAATACTTAATCTGGTTCGCTTTCATCATTGTGCTCGATACAGTAACCGCAATTCCATTTGCAAAACTGCGGCAAGCTAATCGCCCCAAAGCTTTTGCTATTGTTAAATCAACCAATATTTTTTTAAATATTTTGTTTAACCTCTTTTTTATTGTGTTTTGTGCGCGTGTTTACAGTCATCCCGATAGCCCTTTTTATTCGTTTGTATCGCTTGTGTACTCACCTTCAATAGGTGTTGGCTATATTTTTATTTCTAATCTTATTGCAAGTTTTGCCACATTGTTGCTATTGCTTCCGGGCTTACTTTCAGTAAAATATAAATTAGATATTCCGTTATTAAAAAAAATGTTGCTCTATGCTTTGCCTTTGTTGATTGGTGGTTTGGCAGGTATGGTGAATGAAACGATGGATCGTATTTTATTAAAATACTTGCTTCCAGTTGGTAGCGATAGTATGGCGCAAATAGGGATTTACGGTGCTTGTTACAAGGTGTCTATTATAATGACCATTTTTATTCAAACATATCGCTATGCAGCTGAACCGTTTTTCTTTTCGGAAGCTAAAAATAAAAATGCTCCCGAAACGTATGCTAAAGTGATGAAGTATTTTGTAATTGCCTGTTGTTTTATTTTTCTAGGCACCATGCTCTACATGGATGTGGTGAAATATTTTGTGGGTGAAAAATTTAGAGAAGGTCTTTTTATCGTGCCCATTTTATTGATGGCTAATTTATGCCTCGGAGTATTTTTTAACCTTTCTATTTGGTATAAATTAAGCGGACAAACTAAGTATGGAGCCTACTTAACTATTTTGGGAGCCTGCATCACACTTGTTTGCAATTATTTTTGGATACCTAAATTTGGATATGCAGGAGCTGCCTGGGCTACTTTAGCTTGTTATGCAACTATTATGATTGCGAGTTATTTTATTGGGCAGCGTTTTTTTTACATACGTTATGATTTAAAAAGTATACTCGGCTATTTTGCTTTCGCCTTAGCAATTTACTTTATTAGTTTATTGTTTGGTAACTTTAGTCCTGCCTTGCGCTTATCATTAAATACCTTGTTCATCCTCGGTTTTGCATCCGTGGTGTATGTTATTGAAATTAAGCAATTGGGCATAAAAAAAGGAGACCAATTCTGA
- a CDS encoding methionine-R-sulfoxide reductase → MKNLIYYLVLSSSLLTYSCHSQTTHQASNSKMEYNKLTPEEAYVILNKGTDRPFTGDYYKLKSNGIYICRQCNAPLYNSKDKFDSECGWPSFDDEIKGAVTRVTDADGRRTEIICNNCKGHLGHVFLGEGFTSKQTRHCVNTSSLKFIADDTSTKLPEVIIK, encoded by the coding sequence ATGAAAAATTTAATCTATTACCTAGTACTTAGCAGCTCTCTTTTAACTTACAGTTGCCACAGTCAAACTACTCACCAAGCAAGTAATTCAAAAATGGAATACAACAAACTTACCCCCGAAGAAGCTTATGTAATTTTAAATAAAGGAACTGATCGACCGTTTACTGGAGATTATTACAAACTCAAATCAAACGGAATTTATATTTGCCGTCAATGCAATGCTCCTTTATATAATTCGAAGGATAAATTTGATTCGGAATGTGGTTGGCCAAGTTTTGATGATGAAATAAAAGGAGCTGTTACACGCGTTACAGACGCTGATGGCAGACGAACTGAAATAATTTGTAACAACTGCAAAGGGCACTTGGGGCATGTATTTTTGGGTGAAGGATTTACGTCAAAGCAAACCAGGCATTGTGTAAATACAAGTTCACTTAAGTTTATTGCTGACGATACAAGTACAAAACTTCCGGAAGTAATAATTAAATAA
- the gcvP gene encoding aminomethyl-transferring glycine dehydrogenase: MSHNKFEFRHIGPNKNEQAIMLSKIGAASLDALIDETIPAAIRLKKPLNLPPAQNEYEYLTELKKSAQKNKVYKSYLGLGYNNCVVPPPIQRNIFENPGWYTAYTPYQAEIAQGRLEALLNFQTMIMDLTVMEIANASLLDEATAAAEAMIMFYNNRSRDAVKRDVKKFFVSEVCYPQTIALLQTRSAPLGIELIIGDHNTFTFSNEIFGAIVQYPEMNGKVNSYKDFVAKAHEHQASVVVAADILSLALLSPPGEWGADVVVGNSQRFGVPLGYGGPHAAFFACKEEFKRIIPGRIIGVSLDSAGNSALRMALQTREQHIRRDKATSNICTAQALLAIMASMYAVYHGPDGIRNIANEVHKLTCLLGAELKKLGFTLENNLYFDTLCIVLPKEITVEQFTKLSNDQQLNFRYPDTKHVCITLDETTSVNDLSVIVSLFAQASKKTEVTLNASQVTTQASLIESSELARKSAYLTHPIFSSYHSETELMRYIKRLENKDLSLTHSMISLGSCTMKLNAVSELYPLRWNEFANLHPFAPIDQTLGYQEVFKELEKTLCEITGFAAMSFQPNSGAQGEYAGLLVIREYHISRGDTHRTIALIPSSAHGTNPASAAMVGMQIVVVKCDEKGNIDLADLKQKAEQHKDNLSCLMVTYPSTHGVYEEGIIEITDIIHKNGGQVYMDGANMNAQVGLTSPGNIGADVCHLNLHKTFAIPHGGGGPGMGPIGVAAHLAPFLPTHPLVKTGGAKGIKAVSAAPWGSSLILLISYGYCKMLGAEGVTNSTKMAILNANYIKECLKDHYATLYTGKNGRCAHEMILDCANFKKTAQVEVADIAKRLMDYGFHAPTVSFPVHDTIMVEPTESESLAELNRFCEAMISIRKEIDEIASGVASADDNVLKNSPHTAKEATSDNWKHSYSRQKAVYPLKWVAENKFWPSVGRVDNAYGDRNLICSCPSIESYTEELVNS; encoded by the coding sequence ATGTCACACAACAAATTCGAATTCCGTCATATCGGACCTAATAAAAATGAACAAGCAATAATGCTTTCAAAAATTGGAGCAGCTAGTCTTGATGCCTTAATTGACGAAACTATACCGGCAGCAATTCGCTTAAAAAAACCGCTTAATCTGCCACCAGCGCAAAACGAATATGAATACCTTACCGAATTAAAAAAATCGGCTCAAAAAAATAAAGTTTACAAATCGTATCTTGGATTAGGATATAACAATTGTGTTGTCCCTCCTCCTATTCAGCGAAACATTTTTGAAAATCCGGGTTGGTATACCGCTTACACACCTTATCAAGCTGAGATTGCACAAGGAAGATTGGAAGCCTTGCTCAATTTTCAAACCATGATAATGGATTTAACAGTAATGGAAATTGCCAATGCCTCCTTGCTGGATGAAGCCACTGCTGCTGCTGAGGCAATGATTATGTTTTACAACAATCGTTCGCGCGATGCTGTTAAAAGAGATGTAAAGAAATTTTTTGTTTCAGAAGTTTGTTATCCACAAACTATCGCATTGCTTCAAACTCGCTCAGCACCGCTCGGTATTGAACTAATTATTGGCGACCACAACACCTTTACTTTTAGCAACGAAATTTTTGGTGCAATAGTACAATATCCCGAAATGAATGGGAAGGTAAATTCGTATAAAGATTTTGTTGCTAAGGCGCATGAACATCAAGCTTCAGTGGTTGTAGCTGCCGATATATTGAGTTTGGCGCTATTGAGTCCTCCCGGAGAATGGGGTGCTGATGTGGTGGTAGGAAATTCACAACGTTTTGGTGTTCCGCTTGGATATGGAGGTCCACATGCTGCATTTTTTGCTTGCAAAGAAGAGTTTAAACGAATTATACCGGGAAGAATCATTGGTGTGTCGCTAGATTCAGCTGGAAATAGTGCGTTGCGTATGGCGCTTCAAACACGTGAACAACACATCCGTCGCGACAAAGCCACTTCAAACATTTGTACAGCGCAGGCATTGCTTGCAATTATGGCCAGTATGTATGCCGTATATCATGGTCCGGATGGAATTCGTAACATCGCAAACGAAGTGCATAAATTAACTTGTTTGCTTGGCGCAGAATTAAAAAAACTAGGCTTTACATTAGAAAACAATCTTTATTTTGATACACTTTGCATTGTTCTTCCAAAAGAAATTACGGTTGAACAATTTACTAAATTATCAAATGACCAACAACTAAATTTTAGGTATCCCGATACTAAACATGTATGTATTACCTTGGATGAAACCACCAGTGTAAATGACCTATCCGTAATTGTTTCGTTATTTGCACAGGCTTCAAAAAAGACAGAAGTTACATTAAATGCAAGCCAAGTAACAACCCAGGCTTCCCTAATTGAAAGTTCTGAATTAGCACGTAAATCGGCTTACTTAACTCATCCTATATTTTCATCGTACCATAGCGAAACCGAATTAATGCGTTACATAAAGCGCTTAGAAAATAAGGACTTATCGCTTACGCATAGCATGATTTCTTTGGGTTCGTGTACCATGAAACTAAATGCAGTATCTGAGTTATATCCTTTACGCTGGAACGAATTTGCCAATCTGCATCCTTTCGCTCCCATCGATCAAACTTTGGGTTATCAGGAAGTATTTAAAGAACTTGAAAAAACCTTGTGCGAAATCACCGGTTTTGCTGCCATGTCGTTTCAACCAAATTCGGGAGCTCAGGGTGAATATGCCGGATTGCTGGTAATTCGTGAATACCATATTTCTCGTGGAGATACTCACCGTACAATTGCCTTGATTCCATCTTCTGCACATGGCACCAATCCTGCAAGTGCAGCTATGGTTGGTATGCAAATAGTAGTGGTTAAATGTGATGAAAAAGGAAATATTGATTTGGCAGATTTAAAACAAAAAGCCGAGCAACACAAAGATAATTTATCGTGCTTAATGGTTACCTATCCATCTACGCATGGTGTGTATGAAGAAGGTATTATTGAAATTACCGATATCATTCACAAAAATGGCGGACAAGTTTACATGGACGGAGCCAATATGAATGCACAAGTTGGACTTACTAGTCCTGGAAATATTGGTGCAGATGTTTGCCATTTAAATTTACACAAGACCTTTGCAATTCCGCATGGTGGCGGTGGCCCCGGTATGGGACCAATTGGTGTTGCTGCGCACTTAGCTCCTTTTTTACCAACACATCCTTTGGTAAAAACTGGTGGAGCTAAAGGTATTAAAGCAGTTTCAGCAGCACCTTGGGGAAGCTCACTAATATTACTAATCAGCTATGGTTATTGTAAAATGTTGGGTGCCGAAGGTGTTACCAATTCTACAAAAATGGCCATTCTTAATGCGAACTACATTAAAGAATGCTTAAAGGATCACTATGCTACTTTGTATACCGGTAAAAATGGAAGATGTGCACACGAAATGATTTTAGATTGTGCCAACTTCAAAAAAACTGCACAAGTGGAAGTAGCTGATATTGCCAAGCGATTGATGGATTATGGATTTCACGCACCGACTGTATCTTTTCCGGTACACGATACCATCATGGTAGAACCTACAGAGAGTGAATCGTTGGCTGAATTGAATCGCTTTTGTGAAGCCATGATTAGCATTCGTAAAGAAATTGATGAAATTGCAAGTGGAGTAGCTTCAGCTGACGATAATGTGTTGAAAAATTCTCCCCATACCGCTAAAGAAGCAACGAGTGATAATTGGAAACACAGCTATTCACGTCAAAAAGCAGTGTATCCTTTAAAATGGGTTGCCGAAAATAAATTTTGGCCAAGCGTTGGACGTGTTGATAATGCTTATGGTGACAGAAATTTAATCTGTTCATGTCCTTCTATTGAAAGCTATACTGAAGAATTAGTGAATAGTTAA
- a CDS encoding PIN domain-containing protein has product MKNVYVDTNILVDLIADRRPFSKFAIVLFSKAEEGKVKLFMSSHTIATTHYLLKKYLSEKELREVLYSILDYVTVVAIDQNLLKKGLKSKHKDFEDALQIICAYSIDKLDCIVTRNVKDFRGAEISVLTPDELIKYF; this is encoded by the coding sequence ATGAAAAATGTATATGTTGACACAAATATTTTAGTTGATTTAATTGCAGACAGGCGACCTTTTAGCAAGTTCGCTATAGTGCTTTTTTCAAAGGCAGAAGAAGGAAAAGTTAAGTTATTTATGTCTTCACACACCATAGCCACCACACACTACTTATTAAAAAAATATTTAAGCGAAAAAGAACTCCGTGAGGTTTTATATAGTATTTTGGATTATGTAACCGTGGTTGCAATAGACCAGAACCTTTTAAAAAAAGGGCTCAAATCCAAACATAAGGATTTTGAAGATGCGCTTCAAATAATATGTGCCTATTCAATTGATAAATTGGACTGTATCGTTACTCGGAATGTAAAAGATTTTAGAGGTGCAGAAATTTCTGTTTTAACACCGGATGAATTAATTAAGTATTTCTAA